A window from Thermodesulfobacteriota bacterium encodes these proteins:
- the pilM gene encoding type IV pilus assembly protein PilM — MFLSKKELVGLDIGSNAVKLVELKSSKNGFQLINIGEAILPHHSIVNKIIEKREAVTDTISSLFEDLRVRTKNVAISISGHSVIIKKVSLPKMSEKELRESIPWELEQYIPQSIQEVNYDYQVIPGETPEGNIDVLIVAAKKDVTSSYVSTVRDVGLNPVVVDVDVFALENMYEINYPESEGLIALVNIGASVTNINILKDGVSIFTRDITTGGNQFTDWIVKDLGLEYMEAERIKSSMREGEISPELETLTHNFNDLICGEIKRTLDFFSSTLWTSKVGNIMIGGGSSKVPGLRDVLADMTDASVDFMNPFRNISYDKNEFDPEYIEAIAPKMSVVMGLATRKPGDKS; from the coding sequence TTGTTTTTAAGCAAAAAAGAACTTGTAGGACTCGATATAGGTTCTAACGCCGTCAAGCTCGTCGAGCTAAAGTCATCCAAGAACGGCTTCCAGCTGATAAATATCGGCGAAGCCATTCTGCCCCATCATTCCATAGTCAATAAAATTATCGAAAAGCGCGAAGCTGTCACGGATACCATTTCATCCCTGTTTGAAGACCTGAGGGTCAGAACCAAAAATGTGGCGATTTCTATTTCCGGACACTCCGTGATAATAAAAAAAGTCAGTCTGCCGAAGATGTCCGAGAAGGAACTCCGGGAGTCGATCCCGTGGGAGCTCGAGCAGTACATACCGCAGAGTATCCAGGAAGTTAACTACGACTATCAGGTCATCCCTGGAGAGACCCCTGAGGGCAACATAGACGTTCTGATCGTCGCGGCGAAGAAGGACGTCACTAGCTCATATGTCTCTACCGTGAGGGATGTCGGCCTCAATCCGGTCGTCGTGGATGTCGATGTCTTCGCACTCGAAAACATGTATGAAATAAATTATCCGGAATCGGAGGGACTCATCGCGCTCGTCAATATCGGCGCGTCTGTGACGAACATAAATATACTGAAAGACGGCGTTTCGATATTCACGAGGGATATAACCACCGGGGGGAATCAGTTCACCGATTGGATAGTAAAAGACCTGGGGCTCGAATATATGGAAGCGGAGAGGATCAAGTCTTCCATGCGCGAGGGGGAAATATCGCCTGAGCTCGAAACCCTGACCCACAACTTCAACGACTTGATCTGCGGAGAGATAAAGCGGACCCTCGATTTCTTCTCCTCGACGCTCTGGACGAGCAAGGTCGGCAATATCATGATCGGCGGCGGGTCGTCGAAGGTCCCCGGGTTGAGGGATGTCCTCGCTGACATGACCGACGCGAGCGTCGATTTCATGAATCCGTTCAGAAATATCTCCTATGATAAAAACGAATTCGATCCCGAATATATCGAGGCGATTGCTCCGAAGATGAGCGTCGTAATGGGTCTCGCGACCAGAAAACCGGGGGATAAGTCATGA
- a CDS encoding PilN domain-containing protein, with translation MIRINLIPEPERKEVKGIGEIFIGICVLVALFVAIAAIHILQGNKIDDVNRKIARAEKRIKELEVVKKKVDDFKAKNAELKRRIEIINVLEKNRTGPLYVMDALSRAMPNKAWIDEFTEKGGQTKLVGVADNEFTVADFMQALQTSPYFVGVELGVIKKTELRKLDLRTFVINTKLDYAGKSRTQDKTQAPKTPGQNSEPKKAVTE, from the coding sequence ATGATAAGGATAAACCTTATCCCCGAGCCGGAAAGGAAAGAGGTCAAGGGGATAGGCGAGATCTTTATAGGGATTTGCGTTCTAGTGGCTCTGTTCGTCGCTATCGCCGCAATCCATATTTTGCAGGGCAACAAGATCGACGACGTTAACCGGAAGATCGCCAGGGCCGAGAAGAGGATCAAGGAGCTCGAGGTCGTCAAGAAGAAGGTCGACGATTTCAAGGCCAAGAACGCGGAGCTCAAGAGGAGGATCGAGATCATCAACGTGCTCGAGAAAAACCGCACGGGGCCGCTGTACGTGATGGACGCGCTCTCACGCGCCATGCCGAACAAGGCCTGGATAGACGAATTTACGGAGAAGGGCGGGCAGACCAAGCTCGTAGGGGTGGCCGATAACGAGTTCACCGTAGCGGATTTCATGCAGGCCCTTCAGACTTCGCCTTATTTTGTCGGCGTGGAGCTGGGTGTGATAAAGAAGACCGAGCTGCGGAAGCTCGACTTGAGGACTTTCGTCATAAACACGAAGCTCGATTATGCCGGAAAGTCCCGGACTCAGGATAAGACTCAGGCTCCTAAAACGCCCGGACAGAATTCGGAGCCGAAGAAGGCGGTGACAGAATAA
- the pilO gene encoding type 4a pilus biogenesis protein PilO, whose translation MAFLDDYSERLNEQPLHIKAGILLLIIVVVSAAYWYFFWSPRAEELERAETRLRQDEIKVREYEAVAAELPKFEREYKRLENEFKLVARKLPKDKEIPALIDGVYSEIAASNLDSIIFAPKPQVTKEIYAEIPIEMEVIGTYFNLADFFDRISRLPRIVNVRDLQLTRNNIRGGTVILNAKFNVVTFRLLPEQEAKPADDKKTKGKKRRK comes from the coding sequence ATGGCTTTCCTGGACGATTATTCCGAAAGACTGAACGAGCAGCCTCTCCACATAAAAGCAGGCATCCTGCTGCTAATAATAGTCGTGGTATCCGCGGCCTACTGGTATTTCTTCTGGTCGCCCAGGGCGGAGGAGTTGGAGCGCGCCGAAACCAGACTGAGACAGGACGAGATAAAAGTGAGGGAATACGAAGCGGTCGCGGCTGAGCTTCCCAAGTTCGAGAGGGAATACAAGAGGCTTGAGAATGAATTCAAGCTCGTCGCGCGCAAGCTGCCCAAGGATAAGGAGATACCGGCTCTGATCGACGGCGTTTATTCCGAGATTGCCGCTTCTAACCTCGACTCTATAATATTCGCTCCCAAGCCGCAGGTCACAAAAGAGATATACGCCGAGATACCGATCGAGATGGAGGTTATAGGCACATATTTTAATCTCGCCGATTTCTTCGACCGCATATCGAGGCTGCCGAGGATAGTGAACGTGAGGGACCTCCAGCTTACCCGCAACAATATCCGCGGGGGCACCGTCATACTGAATGCCAAATTTAACGTCGTGACGTTCAGGCTCCTTCCCGAGCAGGAAGCCAAGCCTGCCGACGACAAAAAAACGAAAGGGAAGAAACGCAGGAAATGA
- a CDS encoding pilus assembly protein PilP, protein MSVLMNALRIDRTMPGLPGLLLILLIVLLLSMPAGAQEGSAPADDTLSQGLNVIKDARENKLETPEERAGKAAGEEDPYAAPSSAQEGTEASSPDKPAEPGKEDALAESAEKLPYDSTGMRDPFKPFIKLVDTPSAPSVVLRPPIQRYPLNQFRIVGIVWIGGKPQAMVVDPEANTYFLGVGDKIGSSDGEIVEVRQNGILVKETMKIENVYGEVKVEVKESVLAFQNEE, encoded by the coding sequence ATGAGCGTGTTAATGAACGCATTGCGAATTGATAGAACAATGCCCGGACTGCCCGGATTATTACTAATCCTGCTGATTGTCCTATTGCTTTCGATGCCGGCAGGCGCGCAGGAAGGGAGCGCTCCCGCCGACGATACCCTGTCTCAAGGCTTGAACGTGATCAAGGACGCCAGGGAGAATAAGCTCGAAACACCCGAGGAGAGGGCCGGGAAAGCCGCCGGCGAGGAAGACCCTTACGCTGCTCCGAGCTCTGCCCAGGAGGGTACCGAAGCATCGAGCCCTGATAAACCGGCCGAGCCCGGGAAAGAGGATGCCTTGGCGGAAAGTGCGGAGAAGCTCCCCTATGATTCGACAGGCATGCGCGACCCGTTCAAGCCGTTCATCAAGCTCGTCGATACCCCTTCTGCACCTTCCGTCGTGCTCCGCCCACCGATCCAGAGATACCCGCTCAACCAGTTCAGAATAGTAGGGATCGTGTGGATAGGGGGGAAGCCCCAGGCTATGGTCGTGGACCCCGAGGCGAATACGTATTTCCTGGGCGTGGGCGACAAGATAGGGAGCAGCGACGGCGAGATAGTTGAAGTAAGACAGAACGGAATACTCGTTAAGGAGACAATGAAGATCGAGAACGTATACGGCGAGGTAAAGGTCGAGGTAAAAGAATCGGTACTGGCGTTTCAAAACGAAGAATGA
- the pilQ gene encoding type IV pilus secretin PilQ, whose protein sequence is MRILIISIAIILCVLYSGPPAHSGRLGQINDNHYSQAAGAGIIASETTDKVPPVELAQAETGTTAVPRNTTVDMPNPSDEYNHIESIGFEVQQGMGIVTIGTASSVQYERLQDEDRKVTLKIMDVILADKFQVSRDVSDFDSPINFISSFRDPIKPNDVIMVIELKEDDVPVDIGQNGNVITLNFGETREQQKIAEEKGEVEVEVKPEDLYAFDFRLTSMPGATKTYKGQLVSFDFKDADIRDVLRIISDISGLNMIISKNVTGTVTLKLTNVPWDQALDVILEDAGLGAFIDGNVLRVAPLGTLQARQKAVKKAAETSEELEPLITKQIFVNYATAEELIPLVEPLLSDRGELRVDIRTNSILINDTGVRVAQIEDLVGDLDTRTPQVLIESRIVQATLDFTRDLGIQWGFDYRASAATGNPTGATFPSSVEIGGSTTGSPFGTTGDNFIIDLPAAAGQGAGGVLGIVLGSLTGAYDLDLRLSALESRGDGRILSSPKVLTLENTPARIEQGVSIPFLSVSAAGTQTQFVDATLSLEVTPQVTNDNRILMNIVVTDNSPDPALTGAGGQPSIRRNEATTQVLASDGETIVIGGIFTRRITDTDSSIPWFSRLPLLGWLFQRSTTDDERRELIVFITPRIVR, encoded by the coding sequence ATGAGAATCCTGATAATATCAATCGCGATTATACTGTGTGTCCTGTATTCGGGACCGCCGGCACATAGCGGCAGGCTCGGGCAAATTAACGACAATCATTACTCTCAAGCGGCCGGAGCGGGAATAATCGCTTCGGAGACGACGGATAAAGTTCCGCCTGTCGAGCTTGCCCAGGCCGAGACCGGCACTACGGCGGTGCCCCGGAATACGACCGTCGATATGCCCAACCCTTCCGATGAATATAACCACATCGAGAGCATCGGGTTTGAGGTCCAGCAGGGCATGGGGATCGTAACCATAGGTACGGCTTCGTCCGTTCAGTATGAGAGGCTCCAGGACGAAGACAGGAAAGTAACCCTCAAGATCATGGACGTAATACTCGCCGACAAGTTCCAAGTCTCGCGTGACGTCAGTGATTTCGACAGCCCGATCAACTTCATCTCGTCTTTCAGGGACCCGATCAAGCCTAACGACGTGATAATGGTGATAGAGCTCAAGGAAGACGACGTGCCTGTGGATATCGGGCAGAACGGTAACGTCATCACGCTCAATTTCGGTGAAACGCGGGAGCAGCAGAAGATAGCGGAGGAGAAGGGAGAAGTGGAGGTCGAGGTGAAGCCCGAGGACCTCTATGCCTTCGATTTCAGGCTCACCTCGATGCCGGGCGCGACCAAGACGTACAAGGGCCAGCTGGTTTCGTTCGATTTCAAGGACGCCGACATCAGGGACGTGCTCAGGATTATTTCCGACATAAGCGGACTTAACATGATAATTTCGAAGAACGTGACGGGCACGGTCACTCTCAAGCTTACTAATGTCCCCTGGGACCAGGCGCTCGACGTGATCCTCGAGGACGCGGGACTCGGCGCGTTCATAGACGGGAACGTGCTCAGGGTCGCGCCTCTCGGGACTCTTCAGGCCAGACAGAAGGCGGTAAAGAAGGCGGCCGAGACGAGCGAGGAGCTCGAGCCCCTCATCACGAAGCAGATATTCGTCAACTACGCCACGGCCGAGGAGCTCATACCGCTCGTAGAGCCGCTCCTTAGCGACAGAGGGGAATTGAGGGTCGACATACGCACAAACAGCATTCTCATTAACGACACCGGGGTCAGGGTGGCCCAGATAGAAGACTTAGTAGGGGACCTCGATACGAGGACCCCGCAGGTATTGATAGAGTCGCGTATCGTGCAGGCGACTCTCGATTTCACGCGTGACCTCGGTATACAGTGGGGGTTCGATTACAGGGCTTCAGCCGCGACCGGGAACCCGACGGGAGCGACTTTCCCGTCTAGCGTCGAGATCGGCGGCTCCACGACAGGGAGCCCGTTCGGCACGACGGGAGACAACTTCATTATCGACCTCCCTGCCGCGGCCGGCCAGGGGGCGGGCGGTGTCCTGGGGATCGTGCTCGGCAGTCTGACCGGGGCGTACGACCTCGACCTCAGGCTTTCGGCCCTCGAATCCAGAGGGGACGGCAGGATACTGTCGTCGCCGAAGGTGCTTACGCTCGAGAATACGCCCGCGAGGATAGAGCAGGGCGTGTCGATACCGTTCCTGAGCGTATCGGCGGCGGGCACGCAGACACAGTTCGTCGACGCCACTCTCAGCCTAGAGGTTACGCCGCAGGTGACGAACGATAACAGGATATTGATGAACATAGTAGTCACGGACAACTCGCCAGACCCGGCGCTTACAGGGGCGGGAGGACAGCCCAGCATCAGGAGGAACGAGGCTACGACCCAGGTGCTCGCGAGCGACGGCGAGACGATAGTAATCGGCGGTATATTTACGAGGAGGATCACCGATACCGACAGCAGCATACCGTGGTTCTCCAGGCTGCCTCTCCTCGGATGGCTTTTCCAGAGGAGCACGACTGACGACGAGCGGAGGGAGCTCATAGTATTTATCACTCCGAGGATCGTAAGGTAA
- a CDS encoding type II toxin-antitoxin system HicB family antitoxin, with the protein MTKQFKVIVEKHSDGYVAYPIGLKGVVAGEGETYDEAVADVKSAISSHIETFGE; encoded by the coding sequence ATGACAAAACAGTTCAAAGTTATAGTTGAAAAACATTCAGATGGTTATGTTGCCTATCCTATCGGATTGAAAGGCGTGGTCGCCGGTGAGGGCGAGACTTATGATGAGGCCGTAGCCGACGTCAAATCAGCTATCAGTTCCCATATTGAAACTTTTGGAGAATAG
- a CDS encoding methylmalonyl-CoA mutase family protein — translation MSVDKSELYKLRKAKKHWEKDYGSAPKREADFTTISGMEVPPLATPLDLNGFDYESRLGFPGSYPYTRGIHNSMYRGRLWTMRQFAGFGTPEDTNRRFKYLMEHGQTGLSTAFDMPTLMGYDCDSERSRGEVGKEGVSVSSLADMEALFDGIDLEKVTTSMTINCSASIIFAMYLVMAEKKGVSWRKLRGTLQNDMLKEFIAQREWISPPEPSVKIVVDIIEFCAKEVPHWHPVSISGYHIREAGSTAVQELAFTLADGIAYVEEGVKRGLDVDEFAPRLSFFFNVHNDFLEEVAKFRAGRRMWAKIMRERFGAKNPKSLMLKTHAQTAGASLTAQQPINNVARVTIQALAAVLGGTQSLHTNSMDETLALPTEESVTVALRTQQIIAEESGVVNTIDPFGGSYLMESLTDRMEDEAFAYIKKIDAMGGIFRAIETGYPQKEIADAAYKYQRELDTGVKTIVGVNKYNTEGEVTIPTLKIEESVEEGQIEKLRELKRKRDNKAVQAKLSDIVTAARKGGNLMPSIIDAVREYATLGEICDIFREVYGVYRDPGHF, via the coding sequence ATGTCCGTTGACAAAAGCGAGCTTTATAAGCTGAGAAAAGCGAAAAAGCATTGGGAAAAAGATTACGGCAGCGCCCCGAAAAGGGAGGCCGACTTTACCACTATCTCCGGCATGGAAGTACCGCCCCTTGCCACCCCTCTCGATTTGAACGGTTTCGATTACGAGAGCCGTCTGGGGTTCCCCGGCTCCTATCCTTATACGCGCGGCATCCACAACTCCATGTACAGGGGGCGTCTATGGACAATGCGCCAGTTTGCGGGGTTCGGCACCCCAGAAGACACCAACAGGCGCTTCAAGTACCTGATGGAGCACGGGCAGACCGGTCTCAGCACGGCGTTCGACATGCCGACTCTCATGGGATATGACTGCGACAGCGAGCGCTCAAGGGGGGAGGTCGGGAAGGAAGGCGTGTCAGTATCCTCGCTTGCCGACATGGAAGCCCTCTTTGACGGTATCGATCTCGAAAAAGTGACCACGTCCATGACCATCAACTGCAGCGCGAGCATCATATTCGCGATGTATCTCGTCATGGCGGAAAAGAAAGGCGTAAGCTGGCGGAAGCTCCGGGGCACGCTCCAGAACGATATGCTGAAGGAGTTCATCGCGCAGAGGGAATGGATATCCCCGCCCGAGCCTTCCGTAAAAATAGTCGTCGACATCATCGAGTTCTGCGCGAAGGAAGTCCCCCACTGGCACCCCGTTTCCATATCCGGCTACCATATACGCGAGGCGGGCTCGACCGCGGTACAGGAGCTTGCGTTCACGCTCGCGGACGGCATAGCCTACGTTGAAGAGGGCGTGAAGCGAGGACTCGACGTGGACGAATTCGCGCCGCGTCTGTCTTTCTTCTTCAACGTGCACAACGACTTTCTCGAAGAGGTCGCCAAGTTCAGGGCCGGGAGGAGGATGTGGGCGAAGATCATGCGCGAGCGCTTCGGCGCGAAGAATCCGAAGTCTCTCATGCTTAAGACACATGCGCAGACTGCAGGAGCGAGCCTCACCGCACAGCAGCCTATAAACAACGTCGCGAGAGTAACTATACAGGCCTTGGCTGCCGTGCTCGGCGGCACTCAATCTCTCCACACGAACTCTATGGACGAGACTCTCGCACTTCCGACCGAGGAATCCGTCACAGTCGCGCTCAGGACCCAGCAGATAATCGCCGAGGAGAGCGGGGTCGTGAACACGATCGACCCCTTCGGCGGAAGCTACCTCATGGAATCGCTCACGGACAGGATGGAGGATGAAGCGTTCGCCTATATAAAGAAGATAGACGCTATGGGCGGCATATTCAGGGCGATCGAAACCGGTTATCCGCAGAAAGAGATCGCGGACGCGGCGTATAAATATCAGAGGGAGCTCGATACGGGTGTTAAAACCATCGTCGGCGTCAACAAGTACAATACGGAAGGGGAGGTTACGATACCGACGCTCAAGATCGAGGAAAGTGTGGAAGAGGGCCAGATAGAGAAGCTCCGGGAGCTTAAACGGAAAAGGGACAACAAGGCCGTACAGGCTAAACTCAGCGATATAGTCACCGCGGCTCGGAAAGGGGGCAACCTCATGCCTTCGATCATAGACGCCGTGAGGGAATACGCTACTCTGGGGGAAATATGCGACATATTCAGAGAAGTGTACGGGGTCTACAGGGACCCGGGACATTTTTAA
- a CDS encoding cobalamin B12-binding domain-containing protein, with the protein MGEGSRTRILIGKAGLDGHDRGVKIVARALRDAGFEVIYTGLHNTPEAIVETALQEDVDAVGLSILSGAHNYIFPEVVRLLKEKGIGDVTVFGGGIFPKEDIEALKSKGVKALFEPGVSTDEIIEWVRENITPRSF; encoded by the coding sequence ATGGGTGAGGGTTCGAGAACGAGGATTCTGATAGGGAAGGCGGGACTCGACGGTCACGACAGGGGCGTTAAGATAGTAGCGCGCGCGCTGAGAGACGCGGGGTTCGAGGTCATTTATACGGGACTCCACAATACGCCCGAGGCTATAGTGGAGACGGCGCTCCAGGAAGACGTAGATGCCGTCGGGTTGAGCATCCTCTCGGGCGCTCACAATTATATCTTCCCCGAGGTGGTGCGCCTCTTGAAAGAGAAAGGCATAGGCGACGTTACGGTCTTCGGAGGCGGTATATTCCCCAAGGAAGATATCGAAGCATTGAAATCCAAGGGAGTAAAGGCTCTCTTCGAGCCTGGCGTCTCGACCGACGAGATCATCGAGTGGGTCAGGGAGAACATCACTCCCAGGTCATTTTAG
- a CDS encoding VacB/RNase II family 3'-5' exoribonuclease, whose translation MRTKELSRRLGVPKEGRVLLKKVLGKMVTDGKIGRTKGGYIYSAVKEPTKAKTEPGRTNALIKGMVKGGKILGKFVRTGNTGKIIPKDDRIPHIYLQAREIKNLRNHSLVVFEISGGVSTSRKVKGHIVDVLGRAGDLEVEKKGLLVEYELEEQFPPEAMRELAEIPDEIPESEIRKRVDLRNEIIFTIDNDDAKDFDDAVGITRTHSGYRLLVSIADVSYYVGVGSEIDNQALGRGTSVYMPHMVVPMLPERLSNDLCSLVPYKDRLTKTVEMDFNRKGQMTDFKIYNSVIRSAARLTYSKVAARLGGSDHVPLEEKQITEKLFMMNELYQHIRSTRMEKGELNFDIPEPDLIRDELGRIVDVVRTQRNLAHGLIEEFMIAANTAVAVFTCRAEADSLYRIHEMPDEESMLELSEGLKKLGYTLSTGGKVDTLNFQRIINMSRGRPEEIAVNMLILRSLKRATYSTETKGHFGLAIKHYTHFTSPIRRYPDLIVHRITNSLLKHGSHPYDKESLDWVAEHASKKERYADEIEREAINLERAYLMKSYIGQEYEGVILSVLPFGMFVEVKEVFVEGLVPKDSIVNWRKRWFDIGQTVRVKVTAADVEKRRITLNLTS comes from the coding sequence ATGAGGACCAAGGAGCTTTCCAGGCGGCTGGGCGTGCCCAAGGAAGGGAGAGTGCTCCTTAAAAAAGTGCTGGGCAAGATGGTGACGGACGGGAAGATAGGCAGGACCAAGGGCGGGTACATATATTCCGCCGTAAAGGAACCCACCAAGGCCAAGACCGAGCCCGGAAGGACGAACGCCCTGATAAAGGGGATGGTCAAGGGCGGCAAGATACTCGGTAAGTTCGTCAGGACGGGGAATACCGGAAAGATAATACCGAAGGACGACAGGATACCCCATATTTACCTCCAGGCCCGCGAAATAAAGAATCTGAGGAACCACAGCCTCGTCGTATTCGAGATAAGCGGCGGGGTTTCGACGAGCCGGAAGGTAAAGGGTCATATTGTGGACGTCCTCGGCAGGGCAGGGGACCTCGAGGTCGAGAAAAAGGGCCTGCTTGTGGAATACGAGCTTGAGGAACAATTTCCGCCCGAAGCGATGAGGGAGTTGGCCGAGATACCGGACGAGATACCCGAAAGCGAGATCAGGAAGAGGGTCGACCTAAGGAACGAGATAATATTCACTATCGATAACGACGACGCCAAGGATTTCGACGACGCGGTCGGTATAACGAGGACTCATTCCGGATACAGGCTCCTGGTGTCGATCGCCGATGTTTCCTACTATGTGGGAGTAGGGAGCGAGATAGACAACCAGGCATTGGGCAGGGGGACGAGCGTCTATATGCCGCACATGGTCGTGCCGATGCTTCCCGAAAGGCTCTCGAACGACCTCTGCAGCCTCGTGCCTTACAAGGACAGGCTTACGAAAACGGTCGAGATGGATTTCAACCGCAAGGGCCAGATGACGGACTTCAAGATTTACAACAGCGTAATCAGGAGCGCGGCCCGTCTTACGTACTCCAAGGTCGCGGCCAGGCTCGGCGGTTCTGACCATGTGCCTCTCGAAGAGAAGCAGATAACGGAGAAGCTCTTCATGATGAACGAGCTCTACCAGCATATAAGGTCGACGAGGATGGAAAAGGGCGAGCTCAATTTCGATATTCCGGAGCCCGACCTCATAAGGGACGAGCTCGGAAGGATCGTTGACGTCGTCAGGACTCAGAGGAACCTGGCGCACGGCCTGATCGAAGAGTTCATGATCGCTGCCAACACGGCGGTCGCCGTATTTACATGCCGCGCCGAAGCGGATTCCCTCTACAGGATCCACGAAATGCCCGATGAGGAATCCATGCTCGAGCTCTCGGAAGGACTGAAGAAGCTCGGGTATACGCTCTCGACGGGGGGAAAGGTGGATACGCTCAACTTCCAGCGCATTATAAACATGAGCAGGGGGAGGCCCGAGGAGATAGCCGTCAACATGCTCATACTCCGCTCTCTCAAGCGGGCAACATACTCGACCGAAACTAAAGGTCACTTCGGGCTCGCGATAAAGCATTACACGCATTTCACCTCTCCGATCAGGCGTTACCCCGATCTGATCGTCCACAGGATTACCAACTCCCTCCTCAAGCACGGCTCGCATCCCTATGACAAGGAATCCCTCGACTGGGTAGCCGAGCATGCATCGAAGAAGGAGAGGTACGCCGACGAGATCGAGAGGGAAGCCATTAACCTCGAGAGGGCGTATCTGATGAAGTCCTATATCGGACAGGAGTATGAAGGGGTCATACTGAGCGTCCTTCCATTCGGCATGTTCGTCGAGGTCAAGGAGGTCTTCGTCGAGGGCCTCGTTCCCAAGGACAGCATCGTGAACTGGAGGAAGCGCTGGTTCGACATAGGCCAGACCGTTCGTGTAAAGGTGACAGCGGCCGACGTCGAAAAGAGAAGGATCACGCTTAACCTCACGTCCTGA